Proteins encoded within one genomic window of Candidatus Poribacteria bacterium:
- a CDS encoding spondin domain-containing protein: protein MSYGQAVVSVDPATVESPAAGEQLMVNINIMGGAGVLGYEVDISYDPTALSFVGSANADYLPAGSFATQPIESEGGVKISAASLTGAAPGADGTLATVTFEVVEAKASTIGITNVILAGANNTTVETTTADGMVTVPAAEEPAEEPAEEPAEEPAEEPAEEPAEEPAEEPAEEPAEEPAEEPAEEPAEEPAEEPAEEPAEEPAEEPAEEPAEEPAEEPAEEPAEEPAEEPAEEPAEEPVKMPVSQMFEIKLTNLTVGEHGVSGQTFSPAIFAAHPAGVKLAVPGEPASPAIVAMAEGGDISGLVALAQGAGADVAIAMNADGTRRYTMPGQSTTVTLTADMVNSSLSVGTMLVSTNDAFIAAIDVPLFDADGMPVTATIDLMAYDAGSEDNTEMASDIPGPLGLDPEVDPAGSNARVPTEGGVIMAHEGIQGGADVSDAFAWTEPTAMLMITPVDAPAEPVVEEPVVEEPVVEEPVVEEPEPVVEEPTVTEGPGFDVTLAPGLNMISLPLMPETPYTAKSLAAMLNATIVVQLDAATQSFVGYTVAEEGDGFGIEGGMGYIVNTPAGGTVKFTGKAWDNQPAVEEPVVEEPVVEEPAVEEPVVEEPVVEEPVVEEPAAEEPAAEEVAEEPAAEEPAAEEEVAEEPAAEEPAAEEEEVA, encoded by the coding sequence ATGAGTTACGGCCAAGCCGTCGTTTCTGTGGATCCTGCTACAGTTGAATCCCCGGCTGCTGGGGAGCAACTCATGGTGAATATTAACATAATGGGTGGGGCAGGTGTATTAGGATATGAAGTTGACATATCTTATGATCCGACCGCACTCAGTTTTGTTGGAAGTGCGAACGCGGATTACTTACCTGCCGGTTCATTTGCGACACAACCTATAGAATCTGAAGGTGGTGTTAAAATTTCGGCGGCCTCTCTGACCGGTGCCGCACCAGGGGCAGATGGCACACTTGCCACGGTAACTTTTGAAGTCGTTGAGGCAAAAGCATCCACAATCGGTATAACGAACGTTATCCTCGCTGGTGCCAATAATACTACAGTTGAAACTACAACTGCAGATGGTATGGTGACTGTCCCTGCTGCTGAGGAACCCGCAGAAGAACCTGCCGAGGAACCTGCTGAAGAACCCGCAGAAGAACCTGCTGAAGAACCCGCAGAAGAACCTGCTGAAGAACCTGCCGAGGAACCCGCAGAAGAACCTGCTGAAGAACCCGCAGAAGAACCTGCCGAGGAACCCGCAGAAGAACCTGCCGAGGAACCCGCAGAAGAACCTGCTGAAGAACCCGCAGAAGAACCTGCCGAGGAACCCGCAGAAGAACCTGCCGAGGAACCCGCAGAAGAACCTGCTGAAGAACCCGCAGAAGAACCTGCTGAAGAACCCGTCAAAATGCCGGTTAGCCAGATGTTCGAGATTAAACTCACGAACCTCACTGTGGGTGAACACGGTGTCAGTGGACAAACTTTCTCACCTGCGATCTTTGCGGCACATCCTGCCGGTGTTAAACTTGCTGTCCCCGGTGAACCCGCAAGTCCAGCGATTGTTGCAATGGCTGAGGGTGGAGATATCTCAGGTCTCGTCGCACTTGCCCAGGGTGCTGGCGCAGATGTCGCGATAGCTATGAATGCTGATGGAACGCGCAGATATACGATGCCGGGTCAATCTACGACTGTTACCTTAACTGCTGACATGGTGAACTCTTCGCTGTCTGTCGGTACAATGTTAGTCTCAACCAATGATGCGTTCATCGCAGCGATTGACGTGCCACTGTTTGATGCAGACGGCATGCCTGTTACTGCCACCATCGACTTAATGGCTTACGATGCTGGTAGTGAAGATAACACAGAGATGGCTTCTGATATTCCAGGCCCGCTCGGTTTAGATCCTGAAGTTGATCCTGCAGGCAGTAACGCACGCGTCCCGACCGAAGGTGGCGTGATTATGGCGCACGAAGGTATCCAAGGTGGTGCTGATGTTAGTGATGCGTTTGCATGGACAGAACCGACAGCAATGCTCATGATCACACCGGTTGACGCACCTGCAGAGCCAGTTGTTGAAGAGCCAGTTGTTGAAGAGCCAGTCGTTGAAGAACCAGTCGTTGAAGAACCGGAACCGGTTGTCGAAGAACCAACAGTAACTGAAGGTCCTGGTTTTGATGTGACACTCGCCCCCGGCTTGAACATGATTTCTCTCCCCTTGATGCCAGAAACACCTTACACCGCGAAATCGTTGGCAGCAATGCTCAACGCAACAATCGTCGTCCAACTCGATGCCGCAACGCAGAGTTTCGTCGGTTATACTGTTGCTGAAGAAGGTGACGGTTTTGGTATCGAGGGTGGCATGGGTTACATCGTCAATACGCCTGCTGGCGGTACGGTGAAATTCACCGGTAAGGCGTGGGATAACCAACCTGCCGTTGAAGAACCTGTCGTCGAGGAACCCGTTGTCGAGGAACCCGCTGTTGAAGAACCGGTTGTCGAGGAACCCGTTGTTGAAGAACCGGTTGTTGAGGAACCTGCAGCCGAAGAACCTGCTGCTGAAGAGGTTGCTGAAGAACCCGCAGCCGAAGAACCCGCAGCTGAAGAGGAAGTTGCTGAAGAACCCGCAGCCGAAGAACCCGCAGCTGAAGAAGAAGAGGTTGCTG
- a CDS encoding cupin domain-containing protein, whose protein sequence is MGFPVYDYRTDVRNVLVTPQIRSRFLKMEPGQSAQLHSHDLGHEIFLILEGRVEFEIDGETEELGPGQMCVALVDQPHTVRVLGDEPMTMYLSVTPHIHPTHTPRTADGERLPHNFVPAHAYDVEPDMQVSVSELVARQNHASELLAELTQTCAAVQQEMGNQLKTALAEGDAAAAAAARKAMWEALYPVYKATAELADVWNALAPRVDA, encoded by the coding sequence ATGGGATTTCCTGTTTACGATTATCGGACAGATGTACGCAATGTGTTGGTGACACCGCAAATTCGTTCACGGTTCTTAAAGATGGAGCCTGGGCAGAGTGCTCAACTCCATAGCCACGACTTAGGGCATGAGATTTTCCTGATTCTGGAAGGGCGCGTCGAATTTGAGATTGATGGTGAAACCGAAGAGTTGGGACCGGGGCAGATGTGTGTCGCTTTGGTAGATCAACCGCATACGGTGCGCGTTCTGGGTGATGAACCGATGACGATGTATTTGTCCGTCACGCCACATATCCACCCGACGCACACACCGCGTACAGCAGATGGCGAGCGGCTCCCACATAATTTCGTGCCTGCTCACGCTTACGATGTTGAGCCGGATATGCAGGTGTCCGTATCGGAACTCGTTGCGCGCCAGAACCATGCCTCAGAATTGCTTGCAGAACTGACACAAACGTGCGCAGCCGTCCAGCAAGAGATGGGGAATCAACTCAAAACCGCGCTCGCTGAAGGTGATGCGGCTGCTGCGGCTGCAGCGCGCAAAGCGATGTGGGAAGCACTCTATCCGGTTTACAAAGCGACTGCTGAATTAGCCGATGTTTGGAACGCGCTTGCACCACGTGTAGATGCGTAA